In one Modestobacter sp. L9-4 genomic region, the following are encoded:
- a CDS encoding GAF domain-containing SpoIIE family protein phosphatase — MPSDRRPGESVPGQVPPEAAAVLASGLPVGSDPAERDRQTSLVGAAEAVVTGSDSDRGARAALPGVLSDVPVAVLVIDQTAGTVTYANTAAIELAGNVGLPVPVDAWGAAAGLTDLSSAPLAESSSPLSLVAAGRPVIGEAVRLSPRRSSDEGRAAAAAEEPDQVLWVTGFPLSQDGSEQRLSLVVFLQIDEPNADDDPEAQLQALRERAVVATDIAFTITDPRREDDPLVWVNPSFSRISGYSYEESVGRNCRFLQGPATDPDSVDQLRKALQGQQPVTTTLLNYRKDGTAFWNQLSITPVFDGEGELVSFVGVQTDVTERVRVEDDRRAAFAAEQAARRDAEQAHAAADAARVQAERAQSRLALMAEATSTLSATLDMDDLLGRLASLCVPLLADWVFVTLVDEHGVVYGTESRHRDGRAAELQELAELHVGNLPETSPTRRSLTSSEPVLQAEVTDEWTARVFPTERTSELFRSLGGASVLTVPLVARRRMLGAMAMVKADQRSPFSTEDVELARDLSRRAAMAMDNVRLYQQEHSVAETLQRSLLPELPTIPGITAAAQYLSASSSADVGGDFYDMLQLPDGSVGIAIGDVVGHDVTAAAAMGHLRGLLRACAWDAGEGDPGEILGRVDRLVQGLHVAPMATMVYGRVVRPTGPGEPWQMQLANAGHPPLLLRHVDGTVEVLDGITGLLIGVDATHARASRSVGLPPGSTLVAYTDGLIERPGEDLDQGLASLVTRLSVAPVDASPVELCVHAVGPHPDRRDDVAVIAVRFA, encoded by the coding sequence GTGCCGTCCGACAGACGTCCGGGGGAGTCTGTCCCCGGCCAGGTCCCCCCCGAGGCCGCCGCCGTGCTGGCGAGCGGCCTGCCCGTGGGGTCCGACCCCGCCGAGCGCGACCGGCAGACGTCCCTCGTGGGCGCGGCCGAGGCGGTCGTCACCGGCAGCGACTCCGACCGTGGTGCCCGAGCGGCCCTGCCGGGGGTGCTCTCCGACGTCCCGGTCGCCGTGCTGGTCATCGACCAGACGGCCGGCACCGTCACCTACGCCAACACCGCCGCGATCGAGCTCGCCGGCAACGTGGGCCTCCCCGTCCCGGTCGACGCCTGGGGTGCCGCCGCGGGGCTCACCGACCTGAGCTCGGCCCCGCTGGCCGAGAGCAGCAGCCCGTTGTCGCTGGTGGCCGCCGGGCGCCCGGTGATCGGCGAGGCGGTCCGGCTCTCCCCCCGGCGCAGCTCCGACGAGGGGCGGGCGGCCGCCGCGGCCGAGGAACCCGACCAGGTGCTGTGGGTGACCGGTTTCCCGCTCTCGCAGGACGGCAGCGAGCAGCGCCTGTCGCTGGTGGTCTTCCTGCAGATCGACGAGCCGAACGCCGACGACGACCCCGAGGCCCAGCTGCAGGCGCTGCGGGAGCGTGCCGTCGTCGCCACCGACATCGCGTTCACGATCACCGACCCGCGTCGGGAGGACGACCCCCTGGTCTGGGTCAACCCCTCGTTCAGCCGGATCAGCGGCTACTCCTACGAGGAGAGCGTCGGGCGCAACTGCCGGTTCCTGCAGGGCCCGGCGACCGACCCGGACAGTGTCGACCAGCTGCGCAAGGCGCTGCAGGGCCAGCAGCCGGTCACCACGACGCTGCTGAACTACCGCAAGGACGGCACGGCCTTCTGGAACCAGCTGTCCATCACGCCGGTCTTCGACGGCGAGGGCGAGCTGGTCAGCTTCGTCGGGGTGCAGACCGACGTCACCGAGCGGGTGCGGGTCGAGGACGACCGTCGAGCGGCGTTCGCCGCCGAGCAGGCCGCCCGCCGGGACGCCGAGCAGGCGCACGCCGCCGCCGACGCCGCCCGGGTGCAGGCCGAGCGGGCGCAGAGCCGGCTGGCCCTGATGGCCGAGGCGACCAGCACGCTGAGCGCCACCCTGGACATGGACGACCTGCTGGGCCGGCTGGCCTCGCTGTGCGTGCCGCTGCTGGCCGACTGGGTGTTCGTGACGCTGGTCGACGAGCACGGGGTCGTCTACGGCACCGAGTCCCGGCACCGGGACGGCCGGGCGGCCGAGCTGCAGGAGCTGGCCGAGCTGCACGTGGGCAACCTGCCGGAGACCTCACCGACGCGCCGGTCGCTGACCAGCAGCGAGCCGGTGCTCCAGGCCGAGGTCACCGACGAGTGGACCGCACGGGTCTTCCCGACCGAGCGCACCTCCGAGCTGTTCCGCTCCCTCGGGGGCGCCTCGGTGCTGACCGTGCCGCTGGTCGCGCGGCGCCGGATGCTGGGCGCGATGGCCATGGTCAAGGCCGACCAGCGCAGCCCGTTCAGCACCGAGGACGTCGAGCTCGCCCGCGACCTGTCCCGGCGGGCGGCGATGGCCATGGACAACGTGCGGCTCTACCAGCAGGAGCACTCGGTCGCCGAGACGCTGCAGCGGTCCCTGCTGCCGGAGCTCCCGACCATCCCGGGCATCACCGCGGCGGCCCAGTACCTGAGCGCGTCCAGCAGCGCCGACGTGGGCGGCGACTTCTACGACATGCTGCAGCTGCCCGACGGCAGCGTCGGCATCGCGATCGGCGACGTCGTCGGCCACGACGTCACGGCGGCCGCGGCGATGGGCCACCTGCGCGGGCTGCTGCGTGCCTGCGCCTGGGACGCCGGCGAGGGCGACCCGGGCGAGATCCTGGGCCGGGTCGACCGGCTGGTGCAGGGCCTGCACGTCGCGCCGATGGCGACCATGGTCTACGGCCGCGTGGTGCGGCCGACCGGCCCCGGGGAGCCGTGGCAGATGCAGTTGGCCAACGCCGGCCACCCGCCGCTGCTGCTGCGGCACGTCGACGGCACCGTCGAGGTGCTCGACGGCATCACCGGGCTGCTGATCGGCGTGGACGCCACGCACGCCCGGGCCTCCCGCTCGGTGGGGCTGCCGCCCGGGTCGACGCTGGTCGCCTACACCGACGGGCTGATCGAGCGACCGGGCGAGGACCTCGACCAGGGCCTCGCCTCGCTCGTCACCCGGCTGTCGGTCGCACCGGTCGACGCCTCACCGGTCGAGCTGTGCGTGCACGCCGTCGGCCCGCACCCCGACCGCCGCGACGACGTGGCCGTCATCGCCGTCCGCTTCGCCTGA
- a CDS encoding flavin reductase family protein — protein MTAEPDVPAQVIDPRVMRDVLGHFASGVTVVTAIGADGPVGFTCQSFSSLSLDPPLVTFAPARTSTTWPLLRRAGRFCVNVLADDQQALSGQFARSGTDKFAGVGWAPSAQGSPVLDGVVAWIDGELWAEYEGGDHTIVVARVLGLGADAARSPLLFHRGGYGVRSALLDPGA, from the coding sequence GTGACCGCCGAACCGGACGTCCCCGCCCAGGTGATCGACCCCCGGGTGATGCGCGACGTGCTCGGGCACTTCGCCTCCGGCGTGACCGTGGTGACGGCGATCGGCGCCGACGGGCCGGTCGGGTTCACCTGCCAGTCGTTCAGCTCGCTGTCGCTGGACCCGCCGCTGGTCACCTTCGCCCCCGCGCGCACCTCGACCACCTGGCCACTGCTGCGCCGGGCCGGCCGGTTCTGCGTCAACGTGCTGGCCGACGACCAGCAGGCGCTGTCCGGGCAGTTCGCCCGCTCCGGCACCGACAAGTTCGCCGGGGTGGGCTGGGCACCCAGCGCCCAGGGCTCACCGGTGCTCGACGGGGTCGTGGCCTGGATCGACGGCGAGCTGTGGGCCGAGTACGAGGGCGGCGACCACACGATCGTGGTGGCCCGGGTCCTCGGCCTGGGCGCCGACGCCGCGCGCTCCCCGCTGCTGTTCCACCGCGGCGGCTACGGCGTCCGGTCCGCGCTGCTCGACCCGGGCGCCTGA